In Miscanthus floridulus cultivar M001 chromosome 5, ASM1932011v1, whole genome shotgun sequence, one genomic interval encodes:
- the LOC136450822 gene encoding DNA polymerase alpha catalytic subunit-like encodes MEDSPADAAGSGRRTRTRTRGAEASGRAAVLQQLRSVRKGEIRASDVIQVKVDAPIYDTVPEEEYNVLVARRKKEAGEFIIDDDGLGYVEDGREEDWSHRALPSSSDEGSDGEDGAPRKRKQTRPPQAKRQPQQSAKAAASLSAAAAKTGQQISSMFTSSLFKRTGSDRAKGLALAADSIVDDIIAEFAPDENDREERRRRVGRVCAPQPPPPTVSYVKPQKVIVDTEMVRSDNGNDMAVELKNDTEMETNLEEIPGSSAELVVDNLEEIPGSSAELVVDNKSLEEPKQEADGEVKVEKTHRLNAKIKAEESRNNDVTSATAGWMKICGNGQNAVGEEGVAVDGNTNVDESSEFELKDGTLPFYILDAYEEPFGANSGTVYLFGKVEVGKRFHSCCVIVKNIQRCIYAIPNHSVFPRDSISGIEKNPTSADLLPSLRATLHELASGLKSEIADKLSDLNVSNFVMTPVKRNYAFERTDLPNGEQYVLKINYPYKDPALPADLRGEHFHALLGTSNSALELFLIKRKVKGPSWLSVSKFVTRPSTQRVSWCKFEVTVDCPKDISVLTSTNLEVPTVVVAAVNLKTIINEKHNVHEIVSASLICCHRVKIDSPMRPEDWQKRGMLSHFTVMRKLEGSIFPIGLAKGASDRNEQAGSNVLALESSERALLNRLMIELSKLDCDVLVGHNISGFDLDVLLHRAQTCKVPSSMWSKIGRLRRSSMPRLTKGSTLYGSGASPGIMSCIAGRLLCDTYLCSRDLLKEVSYSLTQLAETQLKKVRREVSPHDIPLMFQSSSELLKLVEYGETDAWLSLELMFHLSVLPLTRQLTNISGNLWGKTLQGARAQRVEYLLLHSFHARKFIVPDKFARNKELNSTKRKMIADTEGANADDGAADPSVDDEVHNGDQGKARKGPSYAGGLVLEPKKGLYDKYVLLLDFNSLYPSIIQEYNICFTTVERSSDGSVPNLPASKATGVLPELLRSLVERRRMVKSWLKTASGLKRQQFDIQQQALKLTANSMYGCLGFSNSRFYAKPLAELITLQGREILQNTVDLVQNNLNLEVIYGDTDSIMIHTGLDDISRAKAIAGKVIQEVNKKYRCLEIDLDGIYKRMLLLKKKKYAAIKVALDGSLRENIERKGLDMVRRDWSLLSKDIGDFCLNQILSGGTCDDVVESIHSSLVQVQVQMRSGQIELEKYVITKSLTKAPEDYPDAKNQPHVQVALRLKQNGYSGCSAGDTVPYIICSQQDSDNTHSVGIAQRARHPEELKRDPDKWMIDIDYYLSQQIHPVVSRLCASIQGTSPARLAECLGLDSAKFQSRVTESSNQDTSTMLLSVIDDEDERYRGCEPLRLSCPSCSGTFDCPPVSSLITSATSVSDPNEGKDATANFWRHMRCPRCPDNADESKISPPMLANQMKRQADNFISLYYKGLQMCDDEGCKYSTHSVNLRVMGDSERGTICPNYPRCNGRLVRQYTEADLYKQLSYFCYVLDATRCLEKLDQKARLPFEREFVAVGQTINLALLEIQKIRDRCAFGWVQLRDLAVSI; translated from the exons aTGGAAGACTCACCCGCCGACGCCGCCGGCTCCGGCCGCCGCACGCGCACGCGCACCCGGGGCGCCGAGGCGTCGGGGCGCGCCGCCGTGCTCCAGCAACTCCGCTCCGTCCGCAAAGGTGAAATCCGCGCCTCCGACGTCATCCAGGTGAAGGTTGACGCCCCGATCTACGACACCGTCCCGGAGGAGGAGTACAACGTGCTCGTCGCTCGCCGCAAGAAGGAAGCCGGCGAGTTCATCATCGACGACGACGGGCTCGGTTACGTCGAGGACGGCCGCGAGGAGGACTGGAGCCACCGCGCCCTCCCTTCCTCCTCCGATGAGGGATCTGACGGCGAGGACGGCGCCCCCCGCAAGCGGAAGCAGACGCGCCCTCCGCAGGCGAAGCGCCAGCCGCAGCAGTCCGCCAAGGCGGCGGCGTCTCTCTCCGCCGCTGCTGCAAAGACGGGCCAGCAGATCTCCTCTATGTTCACATCCTCGTTGTTTAAGAGGACCGGCAGCGACCGTGCCAAGGGCTTGGCACTGGCCGCCGACAGCATCGTGGACGACATCATCGCCGAGTTCGCGCCCGACGAGAACGACCGTGAGGAGAGGCGGCGGCGGGTTGGTAGGGTTTGTGCGCCGCAGCCTCCTCCTCCAACAGTTTCCTACGTCAAGCCTCAAAAGGTAATTGTCGATACTGAAATGGTCAGATCGGACAATGGAAATGATATGGCGGTGGAATTGAAGAACGATACTGAGATGGAAACCAATTTGGAGGAAATTCCTGGTTCTAGTGCTGAATTGGTGGTTGATAATCTGGAAGAAATTCCTGGTTCTAGTGCTGAATTGGTGGTTGATAATAAGAGTTTGGAGGAACCAAAGCAGGAGGCTGATGGGgaagtaaaggtagaaaagacaCACCGCCTCAATGCAAAGATTAAGGCGGAGGAGAGCAGAAATAATGATGTGACGAGTGCAACAGCAGGATGGATGAAGATATGTGGGAACGGGCAGAATGCAGTAGGTGAAGAAGGGGTGGCTGTTGATGGTAACACCAATGTGGATGAAAGTTCAGAGTTTGAGCTGAAAGATGGAACGCTGCCATTCTACATACTGGATGCATATGAGGAACCATTTGGTGCTAATTCAGGCACAGTGTATTTGTTTGGGAAG GTTGAAGTTGGCAAGCGGTTCCATAGTTGCTGCGTCATTGTAAAAAATATTCAAAGATGCATATATGCTATTCCAAACCATTCAGTGTTTCCAAGGGACTCCATATCAGGGATAGAAAAAAACCCCACAAGTGCTGATCTTTTGCCATCACTTCGAGCAACTCTACAT GAGTTGGCGTCAGGATTAAAGAGTGAAATAGCTGACAAATTGTCAGACCTCAATGTGTCAAATTTCGTAATGACTCCAGTCAAG AGGAACTATGCATTTGAGAGGACTGATCTACCAAATGGAGAGCAATATGTCCTGAAAATTAATTATCCTTACAAG GATCCTGCTCTACCAGCGGACCTCAGGGGTGAACATTTTCATGCACTGCTTGGGACAAGCAATAG TGCTCTTGAATTATTTCTTATCAAGAGGAAGGTCAAGGGGCCTTCATGGCTGTCGGTTTCCAAATTTGTGACACGGCCATCCACTCAGCGG GTCAGCTGGTGTAAATTTGAAGTTACAGTTGATTGCCCAAAGGATATATCTGTTTTGACAAGTACAAATCTAGAAGTTCCTACTGTTGTAGTTGCAGCAGTTAATCTCAAAACTATCATAAATGAGAAACACAATGTGCATGAGATTGTGTCAGCATCTCTCATATGCTGTCATCGGGTGAAG ATTGATAGTCCAATGCGTCCAGAAGATTGGCAGAAACGGGGAATGCTCAGCCATTTTACTGTTATGCGCAAACTTGAAGGTAGCATATTTCCTATAGGCCTTGCTAAGGGAGCTTCTGATAGGAACGAGCAGGCTGGTAGCAACGTGCTGGCACTAGAAAGCAG TGAACGCGCATTATTAAATCGCTTGATGATTGAGCTTAGCAAACTTGACTGCGACGTACTTGTGGGACACAATATTTCAGGATTTGATTTGGATGTGCTTCTACACCGTGCTCAG ACATGCAAAGTGCCAAGCAGCATGTGGTCCAAGATTGGTCGTCTCAGGCGATCATCAATGCCCAGGCTTACCAAAGGAAGCACACTCTATGGTTCTGGAGCAAGTCCAGGAATTATGTCCTGTATTGCTGGCCGTCTTCTCTGTGACACCTATTTATGCTCTCGTGACCTTCTGAAGGAG GTGAGTTATTCCTTGACACAACTTGCAGAAACACAATTAAAAAAGGTCAGGAGAGAGGTTTCTCCACATGATATACCTCTGATGTTCCAGTCTTCGAGTGAACTGCTCAAACTG GTTGAATATGGTGAGACAGATGCATGGCTTTCTTTGGAGCTCATGTTTCACTTGAGTGTTCTCCCACTGACACGGCAATTGACCAATATTAGTGGTAACCTGTGGGGGAAAACACTTCAG GGTGCTAGGGCTCAGAGGGTAGAATATCTACTACTGCATTCATTTCATGCAAGAAAATTTATTGTACCGGATAAATTTGCACGCAACAAAGAGCTGAACTCCACAAAAAGAAAAATGATTGCTGATACTGAGGGTGCAAATGCTGATGATGGTGCTGCTGATCCTTCCGTTGATGATGAAGTGCACAATGGTGATCAAGGTAAAGCCAGAAAAGGACCTTCATATGCTGGTGGATTAGTTTTGGAGCCTAAGAAGGGTCTATATGACAAGTATGTTTTACTTCTCGACTTCAACAGCCTTTATCCGTCAATAATTCAG GAATACAACATCTGCTTTACCACCGTTGAGCGTTCTTCTGATGGCAGTGTACCTAATTTGCCAGCATCAAAAGCTACTGGTGTTTTACCTGAG TTGCTGAGGAGTTTGGTGGAGAGGAGAAGGATGGTTAAATCATGGTTGAAGACTGCGTCTGGTCTTAAAAGGCAGCAGTTTGATATTCAACAACAAGCATTGAAACTCACTGCAAATAG CATGTATGGTTGCTTGGGCTTTTCCAATTCCAGGTTTTATGCAAAGCCACTTGCTGAGCTTATTACACTCCAA GGTAGAGAGATATTGCAAAACACTGTAGATCTGGTTCAGAATAATTTAAATTTGGAG GTTATCTATGGTGATACAGATTCCATCATGATACATACTGGACTTGATGACATCTCCAGGGCAAAAGCAATTGCAGGAAAGGTTATTCAGGAG GTGAACAAGAAGTACCGTTGTCTGGAGATTGATCTTGATGGCATATACAAGAGAATGTTACTTCTTAAAAAGAAGAAATATGCTGCTATTAAAGTGGCACTGGATGGTAGCTTACGAGAG AACATTGAACGCAAGGGGCTCGATATGGTCAGGCGCGATTGGAGTTTGCTGTCAAAAGACATCGGAGATTTTTGTCTCAATCAAATTTTGTCTGGAGG GACATGTGATGATGTTGTTGAGTCAATACATAGTTCTCTTGTCCAG GTGCAAGTGCAAATGAGAAGTGGTCAAATAGAACTCGAAAAATATGTTATCACAAAGAGCTTAACAAAAGCGCCAGAAGATTATCCAGATGCTAAAAATCAGCCTCATGTTCAG GTTGCTTTGAGACTCAAGCAAAATGGTTACTCTGGTTGCTCAGCTGGTGACACAGTCCCTTATATAATTTGCTCTCAGCAG GACTCAGATAATACACATTCTGTGGGAATAGCTCAGAGAGCTAGACATCCCGAGGAGTTAAAAAGAGACCCTGACAAGTGGATGATTGACATTGACTATTATTTGTCACAACAG ATTCATCCTGTTGTTTCTCGTCTGTGTGCTTCCATTCAGGGTACTAGTCCAGCTCGTCTGGCTGAATGTCTGGGACTTGATTCGGCTAAG TTCCAATCAAGAGTGACTGAGTCTAGCAATCAAGATACATCTACGATGCTGTTATCTGTAatcgatgatgaagatgagag ATATCGTGGTTGTGAGCCACTGCGTTTATCATGCCCAAGCTGTTCTGGTACCTTCGACTGCCCTCCTGTATCTAGTCTGATTACTAGTGCTACAAGTGTATCAGATCCAAATGAAGGAAAGGATGCTACTGCTAATTTCTGGCGCCATATGCGGTGCCCAAGATGCCCAGATAATGCTGACGAGTCCAAAATTTCTCCTCCAATGCTTGCCAACCAG ATGAAAAGACAGGCTGATAATTTCATTAGTCTATATTATAAAGGTTTGCAGATG TGTGACGATGAGGGTTGCAAATACTCGACTCACAGCGTAAACCTTAGAGTTATGGGGGATTCCGAGAGAGGAACCATCTGCCCTAACTACCCACGCTGCAACGGTCGCCTAGTAAGACAG TACACGGAGGCAGATCTATACAAGCAACTTTCATACTTTTGCTATGTACTTGATGCAACCCGGTGTCTTGAAAAG CTGGACCAGAAGGCAAGGCTCCCCTTCGAGAGAGAGTTTGTAGCAGTAGGCCAAACAATTAACTTGGCACTGCTAGAGATCCAGAAAATCCGAGATAGATGCGCATTTGGATGGGTTCAGCTAAGGGACCTTGCCGTGTCAATATGA